In the genome of Mytilus edulis chromosome 14, xbMytEdul2.2, whole genome shotgun sequence, the window TTATTTcatcttatatatttatatacaggTCAACATTGATCCCCCAACCAAAAGCTGAAGATAAACGTGCAGAGATTTCAGGGTTTGTATGAACGTTTACTTATGTAAACACCATTTCAGGTTTTGAAAACCATTACAAAATAAGTGTACCAACAGGGAAACATGATTGTAAACTGAAGATATATAGCTTCGGTTTCAATGCTGAGACATGTCGTAAGTCGATCCGTACTTTATCAGAATTTCTGCTCTAAGAATATCGAATAGGACCGATGttaggacagtttcgataaacaggccccagttcccataatgtaaatatttaacaaagatatttgttatttaaatgaataaatgtctgttatttactcgcatttatatttaaggcattaagcttaatatctgcacacatttttcaggatttaagcttaaatcatcggatttaagactaatgcataacattatttaggcaatagacttactACCTAGGCGTTACTTTATTGTCTAGGATTTAAGCGTAATGCCTAATTTCTTCACTTTTTGacgctaacatatatataaatgaaccTAAATGCCCAAATAGTTCGTCATCTTGCTACTGGAAAGTCTCTTAATCCGAAGAGATGGCAGTATTGTCGAAACTTAACATACGTTTGGCGGAGCGATAATTTAACATAAGTAGGTTTCTAGCCTGAATGGCATGTATGTGCCCCATGATTAGTTTAGTTAAttttatcatcaaatatatgacaTAATAGAATTAATAGGAGATCAATAGGAGATATCAATACATGTAGGTTTGCTTTCGTGAATTTGTTTTCAGAACTCATCGATAATATATAACGAAAGTCTGTTAATATAGATTATTGCCTTTGGTGCAAGTGTATGAATATTCGACTTCTACTTACACAACGGATTTGTAAAGTGATGAAATCTAACAATGAACCAATACATTCATTTAATGATGGCGTCACACATTAACGTATAGACCGTAGGCGTTAGGTGCACGCAAGAGGAACAAGCGTGTTGCACAAGTTCGTATGTAGCATTAACAAATTCATCTAGCTCTTTTTCAAGCGTTTACTTATTTGCTACACTCACGCACTACATAAATTACAAGCGCGTTGCTAAACGCTACATATACGTTTGATACATGTTAAGGGAACGTATACTTCTTAAGATCGTTAAACTTTTACCTGGACTTTTACTTGAACGTACGTATGCGGGTCGCGTTTGTGACATACGTCTGGTGTTGTGTGGCATATTAAATGCACCCGTGACGTATCAAAACGTATTCTGACATTCAACGAAACTTGCTCTCACATTGAAAGTGGCACATGTTGATGAAGTAGTTCAAACATTCAATAATTACACGTTTCAGACATGCCGAAGCCACGGATAATCGTTCCAGATACGATCAGGGCGCTTCTCAAATATGTTCAAAGGACCTTTTTCCTTCGAAGCGTGCATTTCATCCGAGCTCGACAAATGCTATACATACGACCGATAAATGCATATGCACGCTCCTCGTACGTTTTAAAACCGTTTTAAGTTGGTTTTGCACACAATACATATATGACTGCAAGTTGACTGCGTCCAAAATTGCTAGTATAGTGACAGCTTACATTGTATTTGACCACAAGCGCCCAACATCGGTGCTATACCCTGATGCGTGACGCCGGTATGGGTAGGTTTCTCTATACGATTGTTTTAGTTTATGTGTAAAACAATGATTAATTCAGAATATTATGCATTACATCACTTGAAATATATAACGAATAAAAGGCGGAAGATACCATTTGGATCTTCAAACACGAGAGTACGGATGTAAGTTTAATTCAGGAGAAACCTACTGTTATACACTTTTTTAAGGAAATAATAAAGTTTTTCTGCATTTCATTTATAGAACTTTCTACGATATTGGATGCGGAATACAAATTTATTCAACAACGGATGTTTCCAGCATATTTCAAGCAAAACGATGGAGGTCTGACGATTTTCAACGTTTTTACAAACCAGATGCTGCGTTAACCAACTACAAATTTGAGACAGATTTTTTCCATATTGAGCCAACAGATCCAAAAACTAATCGGAATTTTCCGAAAGATAGTTGTGGAATGATTACTGTGCGAGTTAAGCTTCCAAACGAGATAAATTATCAGTTTCTGCATTTGAAGGCCTACATTAAATTTGGACCAAAGTGGAGTTTAGTTGAGGCTTCGTTAAAGGTATATAATATTTCTCTACGTAATAGCGTGTAGGTCCGTCTAAACTGATATTCATCAATACGTTGACTGCTCAGTGGCGTTTACCATGCACCATCTTGTCAAAGACGTATAAGGAACAGGATAAGAATAACACGCTGATGATCAATATTATTCTTACAACCTCTAAATGGTTATCTTTACGACACAAACAGTTATATAAGTGATCACAACTTCCGATCAATTGTTTTGAGTATTGTAATCATGTACATCATATTCATGTCTGCGTTCTGATAAACATTCGGTTTGTGTAAATAGTTCAATTCATGTATCAGTAACCTGTCAACACTGACAAGGGTACAAGGGTACAAGGGTACACAGAAGGCACGTCAAATTACTATGATTGTCGATTTTCCTGTTGAAGGTTGGTTGTTTTCTTAAGGCACTTTTGCATCATCTGTAAATTAAATATTGCCGCCATTAAAAAATTTACATGTGCTTAAACTTGCgtttaacaaaatcaaacaatcaatcaatcaattttgatattgaaattgcGTCCATCGGATTTTATCATGGTATTTTTCATCTGTCATTACGATTTCAAATAAAAGAATGTGATACCGATTCAAAATTAAAGTAAAGTCGCTTTATGAAAACCAATCGATCGACGATATTCTGGCGTAGAATTCTAGTCTTAGTTTACCATTGTAATGTAGTTGACATGATGGGGAAAATTTGAAGCATACACAGCCATCATATAACATGAATTAATGTTTTGTTCATGATCGATACTTTTGTTTTATGAGTGCAGTATATCTTTAAGGAATCTCACACAAAAGTTGATTAGTTGTTTGTAGCTTgctattttcgtggattgaaggaaacttgcatattcgtggatatttgaatttgtggttttgGTAAAATCTACATAATGCCTTCAGAAAATTTGTAATCAGTTGAACATTCAAATTTGTGGTTCCCATGACTCCACGATATCCACGAACATAAGTATCTAacgaatataaatgaatccacagtataaggAAAAGCTTGGTATGAATCGACCATTACAGTACAATACAGTGACATTCCCACAACGTTTGGGATCTCACTCTAAAGATGTTTCGTCTTAGATACATAAATGCAAGATAAGAAGAAGTATTTGGGCGATAAAGAAATGGTTCAGACAAAAGGTTTCTACGATATATAAGTGTAAATGTTTTTGATTAATGACTAATTATTTAGTTGACACAATAGTTCATTCTAGATAATATTCGTGTATATACAAGTAACAACTGTAACATTAAAAATCTGCACACTAGTTTTAACTAAACATGTATATCTGATTATTTCAAATTTACATTTCTTCAGGAGAAAATAGTGACCTTTCACACTGTCAAACTAGATGCACTCTGTATTGTATCCAACCCAATCAAAGAACGGGTGAACATTTTACCAACTGGTTACAAGTATATTGCCCAAACTGACACAAGGATTCAAATAACCTTCCCTCCTGGTGCTGTCGTGAAAGAAGAATCGATATGTTTACACGTACGTATTACAATTATGAATGATACGCAATTAGATGTTCAAGGTCGGTTGTAATTGACTTCACATTTACTTGACTAGGATTGTCTTTAGTGCCTACTCTGTTCTAAAAATTAACGAGTTTACCATTAACgtcaattttcttttataaaatgtttgttcGCATGTGATTTAATTGAAGGATTACAAAATTCAATAGGAGCTTCATCGTCTCAATTAGTAATATGCAATCTTCATAATAAAACAATCACTATACATATCTACGTCCGATGCGTTAATTTCTGATTTTCCCTTCAAAGCTTAAAGCTAAACTTTTGAGGAATATGACTGTATAAATACGTAAAAAACGTGcgatattaaattaaaataaaagccAAAGTATTGTAAAGTTATTTTGAACGTGTACGTCAAACTGTCACtctaaataaaatagaaaatttgaATTTCACACGTCTTTGTATTTTTTACGAACACTAGTATTCAATGCTTAATGAATTCCAAGTAGATTCTAATTTAGCAACAAACCATATTTGCAGAAACCCAAAATTGTtgacaatgtaaaaaataattgaaacacGCTATGATGCATACACAGAACACTTAGctgtctttttcatttaaaatattcaacaatatTTAATATGGAAAAATCTCACATTTTTACTTTGCATGAAATGGGAGAAGGCGACATAGTTTCACACATTAAAACATCTATTTGTCAGGTTATTCCTGTGAATAAAGAGATTTTGAGAAGACAGTATGAAGAGCGGAGTAAGAAAGGGGAAGCAATCCTGGCTATCTCTGATTGTTTGTACACATCTGGAAATACACCATTGAAAAGGAAGGTTCAAGTCAAACTACCACTCAACGATATAAGAAACCCATACGAGACAGATGAGGATTATGTATACCGCCTATTTAGACAGAACACCAATGGTCAGTTTACATTAACAGATAACGTGGTCACCGTTGATGAAAACCATACTGCAGTCTTTGAAACGGACAAGATTTCTGGGTAGGTTATTTTGCTGTTGAAACAGTTAATCTATTATCTAAATGACGTTAGAAAACCATTATCTGCTTTAGCTTAGACATTGAAATGAGGATTACATACTTGCATATGCTACTTAAATGTGACCGTTATATTaggaatggaaatggagaatgtgtcaaagagaaaacgaCCCTACCAAAGAACAAAAACTTCCAAGGGCAAAAATGGGTCTTAAACATAGCAAAACACAAATACGCAAACGGAGGAATGgcttcagctggccactaaacaaaagtatgtactagtttagtgaaaatgaacgtcacactaaactccgaaacataaatgaattaaaattaaaaatgaaatacatacaCAATGCAACAAGCATTGACCAGAGGCTCCTGTATGGGGACTTCTTCTATACCTTATTTTTACTGTAGTGGTCGATACTGATGACTTATAGACATCAAGGACAGAATGTATAAGCAGGGTTTAATTTATTTCAGAACTAGTGTTTCTTTGATAGGAAAGGAGGAACTGAAGAAAGGCCCGCTAAAATTATCAGGAACAATCGAAGAAATGCATGGTCATACGTCCATTTGTAAAATTCTATTCTTTGTAAACGATGTGACATCACGTGGTCTCACTGTTTTGCTGGCATGCATTGAAAAATCAAAGATGCAAGCGTTTTGCCAAAGTTGCGAAGATAGGGGTTTTCACCTGTTCAAGAACTGGATAAGCAAAGATTTTGTCTTCAAACcacaaattaaaattgatatcaaTTTGAAAGGATGTTTTGGCTTGCCGCGCTTTACATCAAGGAAAAGATTAGACCTGACATTTTTACCTAACTCCGCGGAAAATTTTACACGATTCGTAGTCGaaattaaacacaaaattgaTCAAGATGTTTATGGACTTTTGTTACTCACCAAAGATCAAGAAATAATCGATGAAATAAGCTATAATACATTGAGCACCAAAGAATACGCAAATGCAACTCTACTGAAAGGACGAAATACTCCTGACCGACGAGCTAGAACGGCACAACATGATCAAACGATGTCCCCGAAGGGAAAAAGTTACATTAGTAGACAACCAACCTTGTCAGTTCGCCAATGTAATGAAGATGGTATGAAAAACAATACACATactgattttattttaataatctaactcacaagaaaaacaaattatagcTATACAATTAATTACAACGTTGGTCCTGCATCCGGTCCATATCGATGAATGCCAAAAGTCATATTTCCCTctggttacttataaaatatctTCTCTAAATACCTATAAGTTTtgtattgatattttagtctCCATTTGACGAACTTGTGAGATTTTTAAATGGTAGACATTTTATTAGCTTCAACGCTCTCAAAATTATAATTCGGCATATCATAAACAACTGATAAAATATACATTGCGTATTATTTAATACACAATTATATTAAAGGCATGCAGTGATCACATATGTTTCACTATCTTTTTATATCTGTTGGCAATCATGCCATATTCACTTTTGTACACTAATATGATAATCCGGATATCAGTGTGCAGACCTGTTTTAAAATCAGATAATTATATGTGATTCGTTTTGAAGAATTTGTACATGTTAAGCCTTAAAGTTTATAAATCTCA includes:
- the LOC139504451 gene encoding uncharacterized protein, giving the protein MDTFNKAQTEKLILKLAEIRESVLKKCDTPTSTEETFLNESITNVQTYLNILSERDVIEYDKDTLGIIQRLKQNLKFLSENRHAKSDFDFKMMVNRLTETLNTILKKRIKSDERTSDTDAEERIPETDEDNNSDIFKSTDVAKSVIPHMVNGRTPDIIESTLIPQPKAEDKRAEISGTFYDIGCGIQIYSTTDVSSIFQAKRWRSDDFQRFYKPDAALTNYKFETDFFHIEPTDPKTNRNFPKDSCGMITVRVKLPNEINYQFLHLKAYIKFGPKWSLVEASLKEKIVTFHTVKLDALCIVSNPIKERVNILPTGYKYIAQTDTRIQITFPPGAVVKEESICLHVIPVNKEILRRQYEERSKKGEAILAISDCLYTSGNTPLKRKVQVKLPLNDIRNPYETDEDYVYRLFRQNTNGQFTLTDNVVTVDENHTAVFETDKISGTSVSLIGKEELKKGPLKLSGTIEEMHGHTSICKILFFVNDVTSRGLTVLLACIEKSKMQAFCQSCEDRGFHLFKNWISKDFVFKPQIKIDINLKGCFGLPRFTSRKRLDLTFLPNSAENFTRFVVEIKHKIDQDVYGLLLLTKDQEIIDEISYNTLSTKEYANATLLKGRNTPDRRARTAQHDQTMSPKGKSYISRQPTLSVRQCNEDDFLTEKGIMAIGKLLNADKLFETVLHLDMKQVQYDQICEKVPSSNRQAFTLLKTALDQLKNGKVDKLVSALESVGEGGLAESIRQLHKDRKELSQIQMIH